One genomic segment of Hordeum vulgare subsp. vulgare chromosome 2H, MorexV3_pseudomolecules_assembly, whole genome shotgun sequence includes these proteins:
- the LOC123427567 gene encoding cysteine and histidine-rich domain-containing protein RAR1 produces MSAETERSAAAPAPAPMRCQRIGCDAMFTDDDNPDGSCHYHPSGPLFHDGMKEWSCCKQRSHDFSLFLAIPGCATGKHTTEKPVTKAVSLNSSKATPPKSAPVQSSKQGVETEACSRCRQGFFCSDHGSQPKAQKPVAVNGTNTESVQKSSVPEPKKKVVDINEPRVCKNKGCGKTYKEKDNHDAACDYHPGPAVFHDRNRGWKCCDVHVKEFDEFMEIPPCTKGWHNADAV; encoded by the exons ATGTCGGCGGAGACGGAGAGGAGCGCCGCCGCGCCCGCGCCCGCGCCCATGCGGTGCCAGCGCATAGGCTGCGACGCCATGTTCACCGacgacgacaaccccgatggctccTGCCACTACCACCCCTCC GGA CCTCTGTTTCATGATGGCATGAAAGAGTGGAGCTGTTGCAAGCAAAGAAGCCATGATTTTAGCTTATTTTTGGCTATTCCTGG ATGTGCCACAGGGAAGCATACAACTGAGAAACCAGTCACAAAAGCTGTTTCTCTTAACTCCTCAAAGGCAACCCCACCAAAGTCAGCTCCAGTCCAGTCTTCTAAGCAGGGTGTGGAAACTGAGGCCTGCTCAAGGTGCCGTCAGGGTTTCTTTTGTTCTGACCATG GATCACAGCCCAAGGCACAAAAACCAGTTGCTGTAAATGGTACAAATACGGAATCTGTCCAGAAATCCTCAGTTCCAGAGCCCAAGAAAAAGGTTGTTGATATAAATGAACCTAGGGTTTGTAAGAATAAAGGATGTGGCAAAACGTACAAGGAGAAGGATAACCATGATGCTGCATGCGATTACCATCCAGGTCCTGCAGTTTTCCATGACAGAAATAGAGGG TGGAAGTGTTGTGATGTCCATGTCAAGGAGTTTGACGAATTTATGGAGATACCTCCATGCACAAAGGGGTGGCACAATGCTGATGCTGTGTGA